Within Deinococcus actinosclerus, the genomic segment AGGGCCAGCAGGGCGTCCACGGCGTCGCGCCCGGCGGTGCTCGTGACCCGCGCGGCCTTCGCGCTGCCCCCCGCAGCGGGCGCGGCGAGGTGCTCGGGGACCTTGCCCTGGAGTTCGAGCACGAGCCGCTCGGCGGTCTTCTTCCCGACGCCGCTGACGCTGGAGAGCAGCTTCACGTCCCCGCCAAGCAGGCCGGCGGCCAGGGCGCTGACGGGCATGGCGGAGAGCAGCGCCAGGGCCAACTTGGGCCCCACGCCGCTGACGCTGGTGAGCAGGTCGAACACGCGGACGCTGTCGGCGTCGTGGAAGCCGAACAGCAGCTGGGCGTCCTCACGCACGATGAAGCGGGTGTTCAGTTCGGCGATTTCGCCGACGGTCAGCTTGCCCAGGGTGCTGACGGGGCACTGCACCTCGTAGCCGACGCCGCCCGCGACGACGACGGCGCTGTTCTCTCGGACTTCCCGGACGGTGCCGGACAGGTAGGCGATCATTGCCTCTATTCTACATTCCGCTGTGAACAGAATGCTGGTGCGGGGCAGGTTCACACCACCCCGGCACCCCCCTGCCCCCTGCGGTGTGCTGCACTGTGGAGCATGTTCACCCTGCGCCCCGCCCGCGAGACCGACCGCGCCGCGCTGTACCGCATCTGCCTGGAAACCGGCGCGAGTGGCGAGGACGCCACCCACCTGTACGCCGATCCCCTGATCCTGGGCCACGTGTATGCCGGGCCGTACCTGACGTACGCCCCGGAGTTCGCCTTCGTGCTGGAGGACCAGCGGAGCGGCGAGGTGATGGGCTACGTGCTCGGCACGCCCGACACCGCCGCCTTCGAGGCGACGCTGGAGCGCGGGTGGTGGCCGCCCCTGCGTGACCTGTACCCCGACCCGGCCGCTGTACCCAGGGCGGCGCGCACGCCGGATGAGCGGATCGCGCACCTGATCCACCATCCACCCCGCGCGCCCCGCGACGTACTGGCCGAGTATCCCGCCCACCTGCACATCGACCTGCTGCCCGGAGCGCAGGGGGGCGGACGGGGCCGGGCGCTCATGACCACCCTGCTTGGGGCGCTGCGGGTGGCCGGTGTGCGCGGCCTGCACCTTGGGGTCGGTGAATCCAACGTCCGCGCGCAGGGCTTCTACCGGCACCTGGGCTTTCAGGAGCTGCGCCGCGCGCCGGGCGCCGTCACCTTCGGCCTGCGGCTGTAAGCCGGCGAACGCGCCCCGGAAGAGGTCCGGGGCGCGCTGCTCTTGGCTGCCGCTGAGGCTTTACTCGGTGCGGTACTTGGGCGTGATGATCTGCTCGCGGCCACCCAGGTCCAGATCGTGCAGGGTCTGCGCGGTGGCGGTGGGCACGGTGTACGCGTCGGCCGCCGCGTAGTTCACGGTGTAGCCCATGTCCTGCAGGCTGCCGACACTGATGCGGCTCAGGGGGTTCTTCACGCCGCTGTTCAGGTAGCCGGTCATCAGCTCGGTCTTGAAGGTCGTCTCGCGCCAGTGGGCGCCCGCCGTGCCGCTGCCGCCCTGGTTCTCGACGGGCACGGTGGTCAGGGTGCCGCCGGCCGCGCGGTACTCACGCACGCCGTTGGTGCCCTTGTAGATGGGGTTGGTGGTGTTCACGCCGCTGACCAGCCCGAAGCGCGACCACAGCGACCCGATCCCGAGCGAGTGCCCCAGCTCGTGCACGGCGATGTCGGAGAGCTGGCTGCTGAAGTTCGCCAGGTCGGCGGTGTCGAACACCAGGGTCGAGTAGGTGGTCAGGCCGGTGCTCGTGCGCACGCTGCACGGGCCGCTCTGCGCCAGGATGCCGCCAGGGCCGTCGATGCTCTTGTTCCCGGTGAAGACCAGGATGTCGTCGATGGTGCCGCTGTACGCGGCGTTGCTGCCGCAGCTCCCGGCGGGAATGCTGACGGTCAGGTCCGGCTGGCCCTGGGTGATCACGCCCTGCCAGCGGCTGGCGGCGGCCTGCATGGCGTTCACGACGCTGGCGTCGCTGCCGGCGGCGAAGTTCAGGGTGATGTTGTACGCCTCGGTCGCCTGGGGCTGGACGGCCGCCGTCTTCGCGTACGGATCGACGGGCAGGTCCGCGACGTTCACCACGCCGGGCGTGGGCTCGCTGGCCTGCACGCTGGCGGGGGAGCTGCCGCAGGAGGCGAGCAGGGCGGTCAGGGACAGCAGGGCAAGGGTGGGCAGGGTGCGGCGCATGGAAACCTCCGGGGGAAGTGGAACGGTAAGACGAGGATGACGGAATGCGGAACGTGGCCCCCTGGGGCCGGATCACGAGATGGATGGGATTCCGCCCGGAAATTACCGGCCCCCCAGCGCCCCTGGGGCCTCCTTGCCTAGACAGTCATTTTCATGAGAGCGGGCGGTCGGCTGCCCGGCCAGACAGCGCGTCCGCGCGGCCCCGGCCGGACAGTACACTGGGCGGCATGACGGCCCGCCCGATGATGCGAATGCCCCCCGGGCGCTGACCATGAGCAGCGACCGTGCGGGGCGTCCTGATCAGGCCAGGCGCCCCGCACCCCGTTCACGCCCCACCCCGCAGCCCGTATCCTGAACCGGCTGCCCGGCGCCGCTCCCACCTGGGCGCGCGTCAGGAAGGAAGGACGCCCATGAGCCAAGACCCGAACCGCCCCTTTTTCATCACGACCGCCATCGACTACGCCAACGGCGCGCCCCACATCGGGCACGTCTACGAGAAGATCCTCACCGACGCCATCGCCCGCTACCACCGCCTCGCCGGGCGGGACGTGTTCTTCCTGACCGGCACCGACGAGCACGGCGAGAAGATCGCCAAGGCCGCCGCCAAGGCCGGGCAGACCCCGCAGGTGTTCGTGGACGACCTCGCCACGCGCGCCTTCAAGGGCCTGTGGGACCGCCTGGAAATCAGCTACGACGACTTCGTGCGCACCACCGAAGGCCGCCACAAGCGCTTCGTACAGGACGTCCTGCAACGCGTGTACGACGCCGGGGACATCTACTTCGACGAGTACGAGGGCCTGTACTCGGTGGGCGCCGAACGCTACGTCACCGAGAAGGAACTCGTGGAGGGTCCCGACGGGGTGCGCCGCTACCCCGGCGACAAGGACCCACCCGAACTGCGCCGCGAGGCGAACTACTTCTTCCGCATGGAGAAGTACCAGGCGTGGCTGCTGGAGCACATCCAGCAGAACCCCGACTTCATCCAGCCTGCCGGGTACCGCAACGAGGTCATCGAGATGCTGCGCGAGCCCATCGGGCCGCTGAGCATCTCCCGGCCCAAGAGCCGCGTCCCGTGGGGCATCGAACTGCCCTGGGACCCGGACCACGTCACGTACGTGTGGTTCGACGCGCTGCTGAACTACGTCTCGGCTCCCGTCAGCAAGGGCGCGAAGCCCGACGTGATCGGCACGGCGTGGCACGTGATCGGCAAGGACATCCTCAAGCCGCACGCGGTGTTCTGGCCGACCATGCTGAAAGCCGCCGGGCTGCCCCCCTACCGCCGCCTCGTCGTGCACAGCCACATCCTCGCCGAGGACGGCCGCAAGATGGGCAAGAGCCTCGGGAACGCCATCGACCCCGAGGCGCTCGTGG encodes:
- the ruvA gene encoding Holliday junction branch migration protein RuvA; the protein is MIAYLSGTVREVRENSAVVVAGGVGYEVQCPVSTLGKLTVGEIAELNTRFIVREDAQLLFGFHDADSVRVFDLLTSVSGVGPKLALALLSAMPVSALAAGLLGGDVKLLSSVSGVGKKTAERLVLELQGKVPEHLAAPAAGGSAKAARVTSTAGRDAVDALLALGFREAQVRGVVAELLAADPDLSADSLIRKSLGRLR
- a CDS encoding GNAT family N-acetyltransferase, which gives rise to MFTLRPARETDRAALYRICLETGASGEDATHLYADPLILGHVYAGPYLTYAPEFAFVLEDQRSGEVMGYVLGTPDTAAFEATLERGWWPPLRDLYPDPAAVPRAARTPDERIAHLIHHPPRAPRDVLAEYPAHLHIDLLPGAQGGGRGRALMTTLLGALRVAGVRGLHLGVGESNVRAQGFYRHLGFQELRRAPGAVTFGLRL
- a CDS encoding leishmanolysin-related zinc metalloendopeptidase produces the protein MRRTLPTLALLSLTALLASCGSSPASVQASEPTPGVVNVADLPVDPYAKTAAVQPQATEAYNITLNFAAGSDASVVNAMQAAASRWQGVITQGQPDLTVSIPAGSCGSNAAYSGTIDDILVFTGNKSIDGPGGILAQSGPCSVRTSTGLTTYSTLVFDTADLANFSSQLSDIAVHELGHSLGIGSLWSRFGLVSGVNTTNPIYKGTNGVREYRAAGGTLTTVPVENQGGSGTAGAHWRETTFKTELMTGYLNSGVKNPLSRISVGSLQDMGYTVNYAAADAYTVPTATAQTLHDLDLGGREQIITPKYRTE